The Dyadobacter sandarakinus DNA window AGTAGCTCGTGGAGCCGGCCAGGTCGGCGGTAGGATCAATGGTAATCGTAGTCGTTCCGCTGCCGGTCACCTGCGGGCCCGCTGCTGCAATGCTGGCCACAACACTGTTGTCGTCGGAGCGTCGGATCTGGATGTTTTTGCCTGCTGCGCCGGTCACGGGCTGGCTGAATGTAAGCGAAATGTTGCCGCTCACCGAAACGCCGGTTGCCTGATTAGCCGGACTGGTCGTTGTAATGGAAGGCGGTGCATCGTTCTGGCGGAAGAAAAAGTTTTGTTTTCCAGCCGTGTAATTGGTTGTAAATACGTCTGCATCTTTATCATTGTCCCAGTCGGCCACAAACGCTTTTTTGGAGTTGTTATAAAAAGCGCCCGAATTAGGCAGGTTATTGAACGGGTTTGCCGGCCCGGTCACCCGGGTGAACGTACCGCTTCCGTTATTGCGCCAGAAAATGACGGTAGTGGAGCCATCTGACACATGCAGGTCAAGGTCGCCATCTGCATCGAAATCGCCGGAAAGTATCTGGTTATCCGTATCGATTGCCATGCCGTTGAACGGATTGGCTGCGCCGGTCTGCAGCGAATAACTTCCGTTGTCGTTGCGGTAATAATCCCTTACCGACACACTGCCCCGACGCGTGTTCAAAATATCTACATCCCCGTCATTATCCCAGTCGGCCACGTAGGCCCACTCCGCATTGGAAAATGCCGCTTTATCGGGCAGGTTGTTGAAAGGGTTGTTACTGCCAGTAACGCGTGAAAATGCGCCGGTACCATCGTTTTGCCAGAATTCATTGTCCAGCAAACCTCCCGGATAGGTATGCAGATCGACATCCCCGTCATTATCAAAATCACCCACGATCAATTGGGTATACCCGCTTACCGTAATATTGGCAAACGGACTGGACGCCCCACTAACCTGCACGTATTTGCCCTTATCGTTATGGTAAAAAAGGTTTTTCTCATTTTTACCCTCATTACGCATGGTCACGTAAATGTCGGCATCGCCATCGTTGTCCCAGTCTGCCACAAAGGCTCTGTTTGCCGTGTAGAAAACCGCATTTTCAATGATATTTTCAAATGGACTGGCTGTACCGCTTACTTTCGAGAAGGACCCGCTGCCATTGTTTTGCCAGAAATCGTTTGTCGGAGAGCTGCCGTCAAAAGAATGAATATCGATGTCGCCGTCTGCATCGAAATCACCGTAAATAAACTGATCATCGGTTTGGATAACCATCTGGCTGAAAGGACTCGATGCGCCTGTAAATTGCGTGAAAGCCGGCACGAGCAGACCTTTAAAGTTCAGCACCTCCAGTACATGCGATTTGATCAGCTTGCCCGCAGCAAATTCCAGGTCCCAGTCGCCGCCCCGGTGTACGTTGCCGGTGGGGTCATCTGAGGCAGCAACCGGTACGCCGAGCATGCCATGAAGCCGCTTTACGAAGTTTTCACCGGCCTGCCCGGCTGCCAGCTCACAGCTGTAAATGAGCAGCGACGACCGGCCCGTTTCCAGTACCTTACCCAGGCTTTGCCAGAAAGCAGCATGTTCGCTGATGTTTCCGGCATGGAGCTGGGTTTGCCCAAGCACAAAATTGCCGCTGGTACCGTGGGTCATGATGTGGACGCGTTCCGCCTTGCCGTGCATGGCAAGCGTTTTGGACAGCTTTTGGAAGCCTTCGGCATTATTTGGAACATAAATGACCTGCGACCCCGGTGCAAAGTTGGCTGCCAGCGAACGGTAGTCGTGCAGGGATTCATCAATGATCACCAGGTCGGGTGTAGCAGGGTCAGCAAACTGCCGAAAGTTGATGAAAAGAACCGTGACGATGGAAAGTAGACCAAGAGAAACTGTAAAGGTTAATTTTGTCATAGGTGAGCGTAGCAATAGTTTGATATTAGCTAAGACTCAGTTTGACGCAGAATATACCTATATACGTGAAACGTTTTTCTATCTATATTCCTAATATTTATTGACAAATGATGCAGATAGTTACTGCCAGAATGCCCCATCGTCCTTTATTGGACCACGCATTCACTTGAAAATTATTTTTGTTCGGGCAACTGCCTGCAATCTGTTTTGGTTAATCGTACCCCTGTATACGTGATTTTTGACTTGTCATTGAAAATGAATTTACCATTTTCCAGATGCCTTTCGCCCAGTCCCTCAATCAGGAGCGAATCGCTGCGGAGGAAGGTAATTTCATTCACCGTCTCGGAGCCGGAAGTCATAAATGTGTAAACACCCCACATCGTATCCCCGTGCATCATTCCGGTAAGTGATCCATTCTGTTGCTGCTTTTCGTACAGCTTGTAACCCAGGCTCCCTTTGATGCTGTCGCCGTACATGAGCCCGTTCAGCAGGATCGTATCTTTTTTGAAAGTTGACGTATAACACACATTAAATGTCGTATCGTCGTCGGACAGCTTGCGGTTGATGCCGGTATTTTCGGTTGGCCCGGAGTTACATGCTGTCAGTAAAAAAAGCGAAAGAACAGGCAGAAGAGAAAAACTTTTCATGGGTAGTTATCAATATGGGAATGCTGCAAAACTAAGCCTGTAAGTTTTCGTAAATGCTGACCATGATCCTGTTTGCAGATGAGCTTCGTCATGCAGTAGGTTTAATGTAAGTGGGGTTATCAATAAAATTGTGCAATAAAAACTTGCTTTATCAATTCATTATTCTACATTTGTAGAGTATAAAATATAATTGTAGAGCAATGAATCTTACAAAAGCAGAGGAACAGATCATGGAGCAGTTATGGCAGCACGAAAAGTTGTTTTTGAAAGAACTGATTGAGCTGCTGCCGGAGCCTAAACCGGCTTCTACAACCGTCATTACCTTGCTGAAGCGCATGCAGGATAAAGGCTTTGCAGACTATAAGTTGTTTGGAAATTCGAGGCAGTACTTTCCGCTGGTATCGAAAACAGATTATTTCTCGCAGCATGTGAATTCCCTGATCAGGAACTTCTTCAATAATTCCGCCGCACAGTTCGGTTCTTTTTTTGCAAAAGAAACGGATCTCTCCACGCAGGAATTAGAGCAGCTCCGGAATATTATCGACCAGGAACTAACCAGGAAGAAAAATGACTAGCTATTTAATTAAGTCAGTGATTTGTTCGGGAATTCTGATTGCCGTTTATCATTTGCTTCTGTCGAAAGAGAAAATGTATCAGTTCAACAGATTTTATCTTTTGGCTGCACTTGCTCTTTCACTAGGTGTCCCGCTGATTTCACTGGATTTAAGCCTTCCGGAAAACGTTAATACCAACATTTCCGAAAGCCACTCATTTCAAATTCCGGTAAATGTTCCCCGGCAAATTACGTCTGCGGTCATAGATAACAATACGGATACACCTGCTGCTATCTGGCATTATATACCGCACCTGCTCGCTTTGGTGAGTTTGGTTTTATTAATCAGGTATGCCTGGAATATCCTGGTGATTTTGCGTCTGAAATCGCGGTGTAACAGTACTGTATTTGAAAAAGCAAACCTGATCCTGGTACCCGGAGCTACGGTAACCTACACCTTTCTCAACAACATATTTCTGCCGGAAAATTCGTACCGCCATCAGGCAGTAAGGGACGAAGTACTCACGCATGAACTTGCGCATGCCAGGCAGCTTCACTCATTGGACATCCTTCTTACCGAGCTGGTTCAGGCACTTTTCTGGTTTAATCCGTTTCTCTTCTTTTACCGGAAAGCCATCCGGATCAATCACGAATTTCTGGCGGATGAAGCCGTTCTGATTAAATATCCCGATGTAAGAAGTTACCAGCTGTTACTGCTTAATGCCATTGCTCTCAATAGTAATCTGCATTTCACGAGTAGTTTCAATTATTCTATCACCAAAAAAAGATTAGCCATGATGACAGCCATTAAAAACCGGAAAGGTCAGTATGTAAAGCAATGCGCCATTGCAATTCTTATGATTGCGCTGACGTTCATTTTTTCAGATAAAACGTATTCACAAACTGGTAAGCCGGAACCAAGTCCCACCGCTCGCCAGGTACCTGCGGGTACCGGACTTGCGCAGGATAAATACGACGAATTTTTTGGCACCATATCAAAGCACACAACCATTGTAACCCAAAAAAGCGGCCGCACCAGTGAGGCAGTTACAATGCCCGTTGAGGTGGAAAATCATGTTTTTAGCTTGTATGAGCAGATGAGTAAACAACAGCAGCAAGCGGTACGTGACTCCGATATTGTGATATTTCAAATGGACATTCCTGTGAAAAAAGCACCGGATGCCGCCATGTTTGAAAACTGGAAAAAGCCCACGGTATTTGGTATCTGGATCAATGAAAGACATGTTCCCAATACCGATCTCAATAAATACAAGGCATCCGATATTGCTGAGTATAGTTTAAGTAAGTTATACGGAAAAGCATTAAAAGGAAGGTCCTATAAATACCAGCTTGATCTGATGACCAATGATTATTTTGACAAAACTTTTGATGACCGGGTGCACAACCGGGTGGTGATTGGTAAAATGATACGGTTTGAAACCAAGCCAAAACGTGCCTCAAAATAGCAGCGGCTGTTAACAATTTTCCGATTTATTTTAATTGATTCCGTTCTGCAAGTCACCGGCTTGCAGAACTTTTCTTTTTCCAGACTTGATTAATATTTGTCATCGCTGATCGGGAGCATTTAATGCGTTTCCCTGAAAACCATACCTGCCCATATTCATTGCTACAATCATTAATGTGTTCCCGCC harbors:
- a CDS encoding BlaI/MecI/CopY family transcriptional regulator; the encoded protein is MNLTKAEEQIMEQLWQHEKLFLKELIELLPEPKPASTTVITLLKRMQDKGFADYKLFGNSRQYFPLVSKTDYFSQHVNSLIRNFFNNSAAQFGSFFAKETDLSTQELEQLRNIIDQELTRKKND
- a CDS encoding DUF4347 domain-containing protein, with translation MTKLTFTVSLGLLSIVTVLFINFRQFADPATPDLVIIDESLHDYRSLAANFAPGSQVIYVPNNAEGFQKLSKTLAMHGKAERVHIMTHGTSGNFVLGQTQLHAGNISEHAAFWQSLGKVLETGRSSLLIYSCELAAGQAGENFVKRLHGMLGVPVAASDDPTGNVHRGGDWDLEFAAGKLIKSHVLEVLNFKGLLVPAFTQFTGASSPFSQMVIQTDDQFIYGDFDADGDIDIHSFDGSSPTNDFWQNNGSGSFSKVSGTASPFENIIENAVFYTANRAFVADWDNDGDADIYVTMRNEGKNEKNLFYHNDKGKYVQVSGASSPFANITVSGYTQLIVGDFDNDGDVDLHTYPGGLLDNEFWQNDGTGAFSRVTGSNNPFNNLPDKAAFSNAEWAYVADWDNDGDVDILNTRRGSVSVRDYYRNDNGSYSLQTGAANPFNGMAIDTDNQILSGDFDADGDLDLHVSDGSTTVIFWRNNGSGTFTRVTGPANPFNNLPNSGAFYNNSKKAFVADWDNDKDADVFTTNYTAGKQNFFFRQNDAPPSITTTSPANQATGVSVSGNISLTFSQPVTGAAGKNIQIRRSDDNSVVASIAAAGPQVTGSGTTTITIDPTADLAGSTSYYLTIDKAAFVDAEGRIFLGTNIGTLRFTTGTATTIATVTTAAITDFGETTAQLGGTVSVDGGATITERGIVWSTSPAPTISSNKVQIDAGTGTFSTNVTGLPAGSHIYVRAYATNSAGTAYGNETDFYTKTSVLSVTAQESSPTNAGSVTYQIVFAQAVTNVDVSDFSLTTAIADASVSGVSGSGTTYTVTVNTGTGNGTLKVNFTQTTGTVPNVTASFSTAPVYTIYKVSNAGDYYRSANASGTWTTPDDWQSSQDNSFWITATAVPGGEATSTLINSEQTIRIPDDNELAINNLMINGGLYSGNARLSITGTFTNNGIIMGNGTFDNAALTNGGTLAPGESPGSISFTGSLTQSGNLVMEIGGTVPLFDYDQIQAGSFTAGGSVSVSLVNDFAPLPGDAFDLVNATSISGTFTTLNLPDIAPNVWSTSYENGRFTITVLKNPMPVTLVNFTSSKNETTVALSWKTSNELNSSHFDIQRSADGKVWENIGRVETRNTDMQQYHFTDADPLPGENFYRLRMVDADGTFTLSKMERVSFTELKGTITSYPNPVTDRIFLNAAKVADIQSVEIYAATGILLYAGAYSGEGIDVKTLPAGMFVLKATDARQHTSVFRFVKY
- a CDS encoding M56 family metallopeptidase produces the protein MAALALSLGVPLISLDLSLPENVNTNISESHSFQIPVNVPRQITSAVIDNNTDTPAAIWHYIPHLLALVSLVLLIRYAWNILVILRLKSRCNSTVFEKANLILVPGATVTYTFLNNIFLPENSYRHQAVRDEVLTHELAHARQLHSLDILLTELVQALFWFNPFLFFYRKAIRINHEFLADEAVLIKYPDVRSYQLLLLNAIALNSNLHFTSSFNYSITKKRLAMMTAIKNRKGQYVKQCAIAILMIALTFIFSDKTYSQTGKPEPSPTARQVPAGTGLAQDKYDEFFGTISKHTTIVTQKSGRTSEAVTMPVEVENHVFSLYEQMSKQQQQAVRDSDIVIFQMDIPVKKAPDAAMFENWKKPTVFGIWINERHVPNTDLNKYKASDIAEYSLSKLYGKALKGRSYKYQLDLMTNDYFDKTFDDRVHNRVVIGKMIRFETKPKRASK